The following are encoded together in the Parabacteroides chongii genome:
- a CDS encoding RNA methyltransferase — MRKLKITEMNRLTPEAFKESKKIPLIVVLDHVRSLNNVGSVFRTSDAFRVEAIYLCGITACPPHAEIHKTALGAEETVDWEYFKDTQEAVDKLKQQGYIVCAVEQTVGSIMLDKLLLDKDKKYAVIMGNEVKGVQQSIVDNCDMCIEIPQYGTKHSLNVSVTTGIIIWDFFKQLSE, encoded by the coding sequence ATGCGTAAACTGAAAATAACAGAAATGAACCGCCTCACCCCGGAGGCTTTTAAAGAGAGTAAGAAGATACCTTTAATAGTTGTGCTTGACCATGTTAGGAGTCTGAACAACGTAGGTTCTGTTTTTCGTACGTCCGATGCGTTTCGGGTAGAAGCTATTTATTTATGTGGCATCACGGCTTGTCCTCCCCATGCGGAGATCCATAAGACAGCTTTGGGGGCTGAAGAAACTGTAGATTGGGAATATTTTAAAGATACACAGGAAGCTGTTGATAAACTGAAGCAACAAGGGTATATCGTTTGTGCTGTTGAACAGACAGTAGGTAGTATAATGTTGGATAAACTGCTGTTAGACAAGGATAAAAAGTATGCCGTAATCATGGGAAACGAAGTGAAAGGTGTTCAACAATCCATTGTTGATAACTGTGATATGTGTATTGAAATCCCCCAATACGGAACCAAACATTCATTGAACGTGTCGGTAACAACCGGTATTATTATCTGGGATTTCTTTAAACAGTTGTCAGAGTAA